Proteins co-encoded in one Pithys albifrons albifrons isolate INPA30051 chromosome 14, PitAlb_v1, whole genome shotgun sequence genomic window:
- the TSPAN6 gene encoding tetraspanin-6 isoform X2, whose amino-acid sequence MASPSRRLQTKPVITCLKSVLLTYTFIFWVSGIVLLAVGVWGRVSLAVYFSLLDEKATNVPFVLVGAGTVVVLLGTFGCFATCRGSTWMLKLYAMLLSLIFLIVLVAAVVGFVFRHEIKTNFESNLNRALKDYNVTADRHSEAVDTIQRTLHCCGVQNYSDWERTEYFSQRGIPRSCCKSQDDCSEKDLKDPNKAKLKVFVDGCFFLVTSTMESKMSVVAGISFGIACFQLIGIILACCLSRYITNNQYEMV is encoded by the exons ATGGCGTCCCCGTCGCGGCGGCTGCAGACGAAGCCGGTGATCACTTGCCTCAAGAGCGTTCTGCTCACCTACACCTTCATCTTCTGG GTGTCGGGCATTGTACTGCTGGCCGTGGGCGTCTGGGGCAGGGTGAGCCTGGCCGTCTACTTCTCCCTGCTGGACGAGAAGGCCACCAATGTACCCTTCGTCCTGGTGGGCGCCGGCACCGTCGTTGTCCTCCTGGGCACCTTCGGCTGCTTTGCCACCTGCCGAGGCAGCACCTGGATGCTCAAGCTG TATGCCATGCTCCTGTCCCTCATCTTCCTCATCGTCCTGGTGGCTGCTGTCGTGGGGTTTGTCTTCAGGCATGAG ATTAAGACAAACTTTGAGAGTAACCTGAACCGGGCCTTGAAGGACTACAACGTGACTGCGGATCGGCACAGTGAGGCTGTTGACACCATTCAGAGGACA ctgcactgctgtggaGTGCAGAACTACTCAGACTGGGAGAGGACTGAATACTTCAGCCAGAGAGGCATCCCCCGGAGCTGTTGCAAGAGCCAGGATGActgctcagagaaagacctGAAAGACCCAAACAAGGCCAAGCTGAAAGTGTTTGTGGAT ggttgttttttcttggtGACATCAACAATGGAGTCCAAAATGAGTGTTGTGGCTGGAATCTCCTTTGGCATTGCATGTTTCCAG
- the TSPAN6 gene encoding tetraspanin-6 isoform X1 codes for MASPSRRLQTKPVITCLKSVLLTYTFIFWVSGIVLLAVGVWGRVSLAVYFSLLDEKATNVPFVLVGAGTVVVLLGTFGCFATCRGSTWMLKLIKTNFESNLNRALKDYNVTADRHSEAVDTIQRTLHCCGVQNYSDWERTEYFSQRGIPRSCCKSQDDCSEKDLKDPNKAKLKVFVDGCFFLVTSTMESKMSVVAGISFGIACFQLIGIILACCLSRYITNNQYEMV; via the exons ATGGCGTCCCCGTCGCGGCGGCTGCAGACGAAGCCGGTGATCACTTGCCTCAAGAGCGTTCTGCTCACCTACACCTTCATCTTCTGG GTGTCGGGCATTGTACTGCTGGCCGTGGGCGTCTGGGGCAGGGTGAGCCTGGCCGTCTACTTCTCCCTGCTGGACGAGAAGGCCACCAATGTACCCTTCGTCCTGGTGGGCGCCGGCACCGTCGTTGTCCTCCTGGGCACCTTCGGCTGCTTTGCCACCTGCCGAGGCAGCACCTGGATGCTCAAGCTG ATTAAGACAAACTTTGAGAGTAACCTGAACCGGGCCTTGAAGGACTACAACGTGACTGCGGATCGGCACAGTGAGGCTGTTGACACCATTCAGAGGACA ctgcactgctgtggaGTGCAGAACTACTCAGACTGGGAGAGGACTGAATACTTCAGCCAGAGAGGCATCCCCCGGAGCTGTTGCAAGAGCCAGGATGActgctcagagaaagacctGAAAGACCCAAACAAGGCCAAGCTGAAAGTGTTTGTGGAT ggttgttttttcttggtGACATCAACAATGGAGTCCAAAATGAGTGTTGTGGCTGGAATCTCCTTTGGCATTGCATGTTTCCAG
- the SRPX2 gene encoding sushi repeat-containing protein SRPX2 has protein sequence MAQEAAPVLLVVLARLVSSTWHEGSGYYTESHTNEVYAEETPPEPALDYRRVPQWCATLNIHRGDATCYSPRGSTYRSSLGTRCELSCTRGYRLVGPSAVQCLPNRHWSGMAYCRQIRCHVLPAVLRGSYACSAGVQMDSHCDYTCLPGYQLEGDRSRICMEDGRWSGSEPICVDLEPPKIRCPDSRERIAEPGKLTATVYWDPPRVKDSADGVIKRVMLRGPEPGSEFPEGEHVIRYTAHDQAYNRASCKFSVRVQVRRCPVLKPPQNGYISCTSDGNNYGATCEYLCDGGYERQGTSLRVCQSTQQWTGSQPLCAPMQINTAVNSAASLLDQFNEKRRLFVISAPDASNRYYKLQISMLQQAACGLDLRHVTTIELVGQPPHEVGRIREHQLSHGIIQELRQFLHLTRSHFNAVLLDKAGTDRERYIAPISPDELFVFIDTYMLSEREAARRAQTGDPCE, from the exons ATGGCACAGGAGGCGGCCCCCGTCCTGCTGGTAGTCCTCGCCAGGCTGGTGTCATCCACGTGGCACGAAG ggTCTGGCTACTACACAGAGAGTCATACCAATGAGGTGTATGCAGAAGAAACACCCCCTGAGCCCGCTCTGGATTACCGTCGAG TGCCCCAATGGTGTGCCACACTCAACATCCACCGTGGAGATGCCACCTGCTACTCACCTCGGGGTAGCACCTACCGCAGCAGCCTGGGGACACGCTGCGAGCTGAGCTGCACCCGCGGGTACCGGCTGGTGGGTCCCAGTGCTGTCCAGTGCCTGCCCAACCGCCACTGGTCTGGGATGGCATACTGCCGAC AAATCAGGTGCCATGTGCTGCCGGCAGTGCTGCGAGGCTCCTATGCGTGTTCAGCTGGAGTGCAGATGGATTCCCACTGTGACTACACCTGCCTGCCCGGCTACCAGCTGGAGGGCGACCGGAGCCGCATCTGCATGGAGGATGGGCGCTGGAGTGGGAGCGAGCCAATCTGTGTAG ACCTGGAGCCTCCCAAGATCCGCTGTCCGGACTCCCGGGAGCGGATAGCCGAGCCAGGCAAGCTGACTGCAACTGTCTACTGGGACCCTCCGCGCGTAAAGGACTCTGCTGATGGTGTCATCAAGAG GGTGATGCTGCGGGGCCCGGAGCCAGGCTCTGAATTCCCTGAAGGAGAGCATGTGATCCGCTACACCGCCCATGACCAGGCGTACAACCGAGCCAGCTGCAAGTTTAGTGTTCGTGTCCAAG TGAGACGCTGCCCTGTCCTGAAGCCTCCACAGAATGGGTACATCTCCTGCACCTCTGATGGCAACAACTATGGTGCCACCTGCGAGTACCTGTGTGATGGGGGCTATGAGCGCCAGGGCACCTCACTGCGGGTCTGCCAGTCCACCCAGCAGTGGACAGGCTCCCAGCCCCTTTGTGCAC CCATGCAGATCAACACAGCTGTGAACTCAGCTGCCAGCCTGCTGGACCAGTTCAATGAGAAACGCCGCCTCTTCGTCATCTCAGCCCCTGACGCCTCTAACCGCTACTACAAGTTGCAGATCTCCATGTTGCAG CAAGCTGCCTGTGGGCTGGACCTGCGCCATGTCACCACCATTGAGCTGGTAGGGCAGCCCCCACATGAGGTGGGACGCATCCGCGAGCACCAGCTGTCCCATGGCATCATCCAGGAACTCAG gcaGTTCCTGCACCTCACCCGTTCCCACTTCAATGCGGTGCTTTTGGACAAGGCGGGCACCGACCGAGAGCGCTACATCGCCCCCATCAGCCCCGATGAGCTCTTTGTCTTCATCGACACGTACATGCTGAGCGAGAGGGAGGCAGCCCGGCGGGCACAGACTGGGGACCCCTGTGAGTGA